A single genomic interval of Eleutherodactylus coqui strain aEleCoq1 chromosome 3, aEleCoq1.hap1, whole genome shotgun sequence harbors:
- the MOB3C gene encoding MOB kinase activator 3C: protein MALCLTQVFNKDRTFRPRKRFEPGTQRFELYKKAQASLKSGLDLKTVVQLPPGENINDWIAVHVVDFFNRINLIYGTMSEFCTKRSCPIMSGGLRYEYRWQDEHKYKKPTKVSAPLYMNLLMDWIETLINNEDIFPTRTGIPFPKNFQDVSTKILTRLFRVFVHVYIHHFDGIISVGAEAHVNTCYKHFYYFITEFSLVDHRELEPLREMTERICP from the exons ATGGCATTGTGCCTCACCCAGGTCTTTAACAAAGACAGAACGTTCCGCCCAAGGAAGAGGTTTGAACCTGGAACACAACGCTTTGAGCTTTACAAAAAGGCTCAGGCTTCTCTGAAATCAGGCCTGGATCTGAAGACTGTAGTGCAGCTTCCTCCAGGGGAGAACATTAATGACTGGATAGCTGTGCATGTTGTTGACTTCTTCAACAGGATCAACTTGATTTATGGGACAATGTCTGAGTTCTGCACCAAGAGGAGTTGTCCTATCATGTCTGGTGGCCTCAGGTATGAATACAGATGGCAGGATGAGCACAAGTACAAGAAGCCCACAAAGGTGTCCGCTCCCCTTTATATGAACTTGCTAATGGACTGGATAGAAACACTGATAAATAATGAAGACATATTTCCAACCAGAACAG GGATACCTTTCCCAAAGAATTTCCAGGATGTCTCCACCAAGATCTTGACACGGTTATTCCGGGTCTTTGTCCATGTGTACATCCATCATTTTGATGGTATCATCAGTGTTGGAGCTGAGGCTCATGTCAATACCTGCTACAAGCACTTCTACTACTTCATTACAGAATTCAGCCTGGTGGACCATCGAGAGCTTGAACCATTG AGAGAAATGACGGAGAGAATCTGCCCCTGA